One Aethina tumida isolate Nest 87 chromosome 5, icAetTumi1.1, whole genome shotgun sequence genomic window carries:
- the LOC109604570 gene encoding TRPL translocation defect protein 14 isoform X2: protein MEKTSDNQKTVYKLVLTGGPCGGKTTGQARLCTFFENLGWKVFRVPESASVLLSGGIKFSDLSEDEAVKFQENLLKTMLQIEDTFFELGRTCERNCLIICDRGAMDASAFITKDKWETMMRDNSWNNVELRDNRYNQIIHMVSAAKGAEEFYSTEDHNCRSEGVELARELDSKAADAWVGHPYFDVIDNSTDFEGKIRRMLVAVCHKIGVDTGDRLLKNSRKHKYLIRSLPDERSFPPFQDFEVVHNYLQSNSPNQVRLRKRGQKGYYSYIHTVRRQNQPGGQVIEVKTQITHRDYINLLAQKDKTHFTIYKKRRCFIFNNQYFQLDIYEQPSHPRCKGLILLETYSALEEETLKKTLPVFLDIEKEVTGNPEYSMYNLSLREDWKNSKKFFAPMTQGPQDVPYHDGKKYNGMSNGHDCKQALKLNGHSELNGTNPVNGKA, encoded by the exons ATGGAGAAGACCAGCGACAATCAGAAAACGGTCTACAAGTTGGTCCTGACTGGAG GCCCATGCGGAGGCAAGACCACAGGACAGGCCAGGCTGTGCACGTTCTTCGAGAACCTTGGCTGGAAA GTTTTCCGTGTACCTGAATCTGCGTCGGTTCTACTTAG CGGTGGAATAAAATTCAGCGACCTAAGCGAAGACGAAG CTgttaaatttcaagaaaatctGCTTAAGACCATGCTACAAATCGAAGACACTTTCTTCGAATTGGGTAGAACCTGTGAGAGAAATTGTCTTATTATTTGTGATAGAGGAGCTATGGACGCTTCAGCAT TTATAACCAAAGACAAATGGGAGACAATGATGAGGGACAACAGCTGGAACAACGTGGAGCTGAGGGACAACAGGTACAACCAGATCATACACATGGTGTCCGCCGCCAAGGGGGCCGAAGAATTCTATTCAACAGAA GACCACAATTGCCGTTCGGAAGGCGTGGAGCTGGCCCGCGAGCTGGATTCGAAGGCCGCCGATGCCTGGGTGGGCCACCCCTACTTCGACGTCATCGACAACTCGACCGACTTCGAGGGCAAGATAAGGCGGATGCTGGTCGCCGTATGCCACAAGATCGGCGTCGACACCGGCGACCGTTTGCTGAAGAACTCGCGCAAACACAAGTACCTGATACGCTCGTTGCCGGACGAGCGCAGCTTCCCGCCCTTCCAGGACTTCGAGGTGGTGCACAACTATCTGCAGTCCAACTCGCCCAACCAAGTGCGGCTGCGCAAACGCGGACAGAAAG GTTATTACAGTTACATCCATACAGTAAGAAGACAGAACCAACCAGGAGGGCAAGTGATTGAAGTCAAGACACAGATAACCCACAGAGATTACATCAATCTGTTGGCACAGAAAGACAAGACCCACTTCACCATATACAAAAAGAGGAGGTGCTTCATTTTCAACAACCAGTACTTCCAGCTTGACATCTATGAACAGCCAAGCCACCCCAG ATGCAAAGGCTTAATACTACTCGAAACCTACTCGGCTTTAGAAGAGGAGACCCTGAAGAAGACCCTGCCGGTTTTCCTGGACATTGAAAAGGAGGTGACCGGAAACCCGGAGTATTCCATGTACAACTTATCCTTGAGGGAGGACTGGAAGAACTCCAAGAAGTTCTTCGCACCGATGACGCAGGGCCCGCAAGACGTACCGTACCACGACGGCAAGAAGTACAACGGCATGTCGAACGGCCACGATTGCAAGCAGGCCCTAAAGCTGAACGGCCATTCGGAGTTGAATGGCACAAATCCGGTGAACGGCAAAGCTTAG
- the LOC109605275 gene encoding essential MCU regulator, mitochondrial: MVLSRLVTLTRTKNPSPTPISHYHQVVRSKTTSKSGSILQEPHTTSFGLLKLVLTVVPGLLIGAAISKNIANFLEENDLFVPSDDDDEDD; encoded by the coding sequence ATGGTGTTGTCCCGACTCGTCACGTTGACCAGAACCAAAAACCCATCACCCACACCAATCAGCCATTACCACCAAGTTGTTCGATCAAAAACTACCAGCAAAAGTGGCAGCATTCTGCAGGAGCCCCACACCACCTCCTTTGGCTtgttgaaattagttttaacTGTTGTGCCCGGCTTGCTGATCGGCGCGGCCATCAGCAAAAATATTGCCAACTTCTTGGAGGAGAATGATCTGTTCGTGCCCtcagatgatgatgatgaagaCGATTGA
- the LOC109605276 gene encoding uncharacterized protein LOC109605276, producing MDNIRDIVNGAQLSRFVNKKVSILGHVTEVASNSLSFDMRTVDNVIVKINLKRPLTSPLEGYVEVIGTSQGKTVLADDFIIFNNEKMDVKSHNTLCQLLYTVPNIWSTS from the exons ATGGACAACATCAGGGATATCGTGAACGGCGCTCAATTGTCCAGATTTGTCAACAAAAAGGTGAGCATTCTGGGGCACGTGACGGAAGTCGCCTCGAACAGTTTGTCATTCGATATGAGGACAGTGGATAATGTTATTGTGAAGATCAATTTGAAGAGACCACTCACTTCACCGCTTGAAGGATATGTGGAG GTTATCGGCACGTCACAAGGAAAGACAGTTTTGGCggatgattttattatatttaacaacgaAAAAATGGATGTGAAGTCTCACAATACCTTATGCCAACTTTTGTACACCGTACCAAACATTTGGAGCACCTCATAG
- the LOC109604570 gene encoding TRPL translocation defect protein 14 isoform X1 yields MEKTSDNQKTVYKLVLTGGPCGGKTTGQARLCTFFENLGWKVFRVPESASVLLSGGIKFSDLSEDEAIGLLPKIIKGEKEPPPKRCQSVAVKFQENLLKTMLQIEDTFFELGRTCERNCLIICDRGAMDASAFITKDKWETMMRDNSWNNVELRDNRYNQIIHMVSAAKGAEEFYSTEDHNCRSEGVELARELDSKAADAWVGHPYFDVIDNSTDFEGKIRRMLVAVCHKIGVDTGDRLLKNSRKHKYLIRSLPDERSFPPFQDFEVVHNYLQSNSPNQVRLRKRGQKGYYSYIHTVRRQNQPGGQVIEVKTQITHRDYINLLAQKDKTHFTIYKKRRCFIFNNQYFQLDIYEQPSHPRCKGLILLETYSALEEETLKKTLPVFLDIEKEVTGNPEYSMYNLSLREDWKNSKKFFAPMTQGPQDVPYHDGKKYNGMSNGHDCKQALKLNGHSELNGTNPVNGKA; encoded by the exons ATGGAGAAGACCAGCGACAATCAGAAAACGGTCTACAAGTTGGTCCTGACTGGAG GCCCATGCGGAGGCAAGACCACAGGACAGGCCAGGCTGTGCACGTTCTTCGAGAACCTTGGCTGGAAA GTTTTCCGTGTACCTGAATCTGCGTCGGTTCTACTTAG CGGTGGAATAAAATTCAGCGACCTAAGCGAAGACGAAG CTATCGGTCTGcttccaaaaattattaagggaGAAAAGGAACCACCTCCGAAAAGGTGTCAGAGCGTCG CTgttaaatttcaagaaaatctGCTTAAGACCATGCTACAAATCGAAGACACTTTCTTCGAATTGGGTAGAACCTGTGAGAGAAATTGTCTTATTATTTGTGATAGAGGAGCTATGGACGCTTCAGCAT TTATAACCAAAGACAAATGGGAGACAATGATGAGGGACAACAGCTGGAACAACGTGGAGCTGAGGGACAACAGGTACAACCAGATCATACACATGGTGTCCGCCGCCAAGGGGGCCGAAGAATTCTATTCAACAGAA GACCACAATTGCCGTTCGGAAGGCGTGGAGCTGGCCCGCGAGCTGGATTCGAAGGCCGCCGATGCCTGGGTGGGCCACCCCTACTTCGACGTCATCGACAACTCGACCGACTTCGAGGGCAAGATAAGGCGGATGCTGGTCGCCGTATGCCACAAGATCGGCGTCGACACCGGCGACCGTTTGCTGAAGAACTCGCGCAAACACAAGTACCTGATACGCTCGTTGCCGGACGAGCGCAGCTTCCCGCCCTTCCAGGACTTCGAGGTGGTGCACAACTATCTGCAGTCCAACTCGCCCAACCAAGTGCGGCTGCGCAAACGCGGACAGAAAG GTTATTACAGTTACATCCATACAGTAAGAAGACAGAACCAACCAGGAGGGCAAGTGATTGAAGTCAAGACACAGATAACCCACAGAGATTACATCAATCTGTTGGCACAGAAAGACAAGACCCACTTCACCATATACAAAAAGAGGAGGTGCTTCATTTTCAACAACCAGTACTTCCAGCTTGACATCTATGAACAGCCAAGCCACCCCAG ATGCAAAGGCTTAATACTACTCGAAACCTACTCGGCTTTAGAAGAGGAGACCCTGAAGAAGACCCTGCCGGTTTTCCTGGACATTGAAAAGGAGGTGACCGGAAACCCGGAGTATTCCATGTACAACTTATCCTTGAGGGAGGACTGGAAGAACTCCAAGAAGTTCTTCGCACCGATGACGCAGGGCCCGCAAGACGTACCGTACCACGACGGCAAGAAGTACAACGGCATGTCGAACGGCCACGATTGCAAGCAGGCCCTAAAGCTGAACGGCCATTCGGAGTTGAATGGCACAAATCCGGTGAACGGCAAAGCTTAG